A portion of the Myxococcales bacterium genome contains these proteins:
- a CDS encoding GAF domain-containing protein, whose amino-acid sequence MASLYAATHSGEGKGIGMGFLSEAERTIPQPAARMNGCALSKLGATGCPGPTRGPRRRTRIGRERGRLGASMVRASAKPHVHERGVARLDGVIEFVRFSARPMPLVTLLDEAPRRIAAIFNADICSLYLLEGEGTLVMRGNVGFDGKGLGKVRLAVGEGITGLAIEYQRPISADRAEQHASYKHFADLGEERFPVFLAIPVVGKRGPLGAVVVQRKKTPFTEADVELLMALGAQISAGVRTAELLDGARSSHPPRRAGGGTRKVTLTGRPEVGGRALGAIAALRRPAHRQGDLPSEGPSQDVRRLRGAFDVAAKSVEALARRAEYLGKGRDAMFLGTYVEILSDMRFRERALELAGTGIGLGQALSRVAREVTRTAATISDPFLAERARDVEDLCDALVMLAASDKRAEMPSKAILIGDGLTVFDLLITARAQPVGIALSERALAAQGPRTHTLLELLDIPAIIDVEGLFKWASDGDIALLDGDHGILVLNPTKSEVAVLRQEKRDERAAH is encoded by the coding sequence ATGGCGTCTTTGTACGCGGCGACCCACTCGGGCGAGGGAAAGGGAATCGGCATGGGGTTCCTCTCGGAGGCGGAACGCACCATACCTCAACCGGCGGCGCGGATGAACGGTTGCGCGCTCTCCAAGCTCGGAGCGACGGGGTGCCCCGGGCCAACACGGGGGCCACGTAGGCGCACACGGATTGGCCGAGAGCGAGGTAGACTTGGAGCCTCGATGGTTCGAGCGTCGGCGAAACCCCACGTCCACGAGCGCGGCGTCGCGCGCCTCGACGGCGTCATCGAGTTTGTCCGCTTCTCGGCGCGGCCAATGCCTCTCGTGACGTTGCTCGACGAAGCCCCGCGACGCATCGCGGCGATCTTCAACGCCGACATTTGCTCGCTGTACCTGCTCGAGGGCGAAGGCACGCTGGTGATGCGCGGCAACGTCGGCTTCGACGGCAAGGGCCTCGGAAAGGTGCGACTCGCTGTGGGCGAAGGCATCACGGGGCTCGCCATCGAGTACCAGCGCCCGATCTCCGCCGACCGCGCCGAACAACATGCATCCTACAAGCACTTCGCGGACCTCGGCGAGGAGCGGTTTCCTGTGTTCCTCGCGATCCCCGTGGTCGGAAAGAGGGGCCCGCTCGGCGCCGTCGTGGTGCAGCGAAAGAAGACGCCCTTCACGGAGGCCGATGTCGAGCTCTTGATGGCGCTCGGCGCGCAGATCTCCGCCGGCGTTCGGACCGCCGAGCTTCTCGACGGCGCGCGCTCGTCGCACCCACCGAGGCGCGCCGGCGGCGGCACGCGCAAGGTCACGCTAACGGGCCGGCCCGAAGTCGGCGGCCGCGCCCTCGGCGCCATCGCTGCGCTCCGGAGGCCGGCGCACCGCCAGGGCGACTTGCCGAGCGAGGGCCCAAGTCAGGACGTTCGGCGGCTGCGCGGGGCCTTCGACGTCGCCGCGAAGTCCGTGGAGGCCTTGGCGCGGCGCGCCGAGTACCTCGGCAAGGGACGCGACGCGATGTTTCTCGGGACCTACGTCGAGATCTTGTCGGACATGCGCTTCCGCGAGCGGGCCCTCGAGCTCGCCGGCACCGGCATCGGCCTCGGCCAAGCGCTCAGCCGCGTCGCGCGCGAGGTGACGCGGACAGCCGCGACCATCAGCGATCCCTTCCTCGCGGAGCGGGCGCGCGACGTCGAAGATCTTTGCGACGCGCTGGTGATGCTCGCGGCGTCGGACAAGCGCGCCGAGATGCCATCGAAGGCGATTCTGATTGGCGACGGCCTCACGGTCTTCGACTTGCTCATCACCGCGCGCGCCCAGCCGGTGGGCATCGCCCTCAGCGAGCGCGCCCTCGCGGCGCAGGGTCCGCGCACCCACACGCTCCTCGAGCTGCTCGACATCCCTGCCATCATCGACGTCGAGGGGCTCTTCAAGTGGGCCTCCGACGGCGACATCGCGCTCTTGGATGGCGATCACGGCATCCTGGTCTTGAACCCCACGAAGAGCGAGGTGGCCGTCTTGCGGCAGGAAAAGCGCGACGAGCGCGCGGCCCACTGA
- a CDS encoding SRPBCC domain-containing protein, translated as MDEVFKALADASRRRLLDKLFKRDGQTLGELQEHLPEMTRFGVMKHLRVLEDASLVTTRKAGREKLHFLNPVPIQRIFDRWTSKYAQPFTRALASLKNQLEGSDDMTKPNSPKHVYEIYIRTTPEKLWEAITNSDLTAKYFYGTSVKSSFEKRSPIQYVNGKGETVIDGEVLEVVPHKRLVTTFIQAHNPASRDDRASRVTWEIEPRGEVCKLTLTHDDFDGETSTYKSVGTGWNPILSGLKTLLETGKPLVIPPSAA; from the coding sequence ATGGACGAGGTCTTCAAGGCGCTCGCGGACGCGAGCCGTCGACGCCTTCTAGACAAGCTGTTCAAGCGCGACGGGCAGACGCTCGGCGAGCTTCAAGAGCATCTGCCGGAGATGACGCGGTTCGGTGTGATGAAGCACCTCCGCGTCCTCGAAGACGCCTCACTCGTGACCACTCGCAAGGCGGGGCGCGAGAAGCTGCACTTTTTGAACCCCGTTCCCATCCAGCGGATCTTCGACCGCTGGACGAGCAAGTACGCCCAGCCGTTTACCCGCGCGCTAGCGAGCCTCAAGAACCAACTGGAAGGAAGCGACGACATGACCAAGCCCAACAGCCCGAAGCACGTCTACGAAATCTACATCCGCACGACGCCCGAGAAGTTGTGGGAGGCGATCACGAACTCCGACCTGACGGCAAAGTACTTCTACGGGACCAGCGTGAAGAGCTCGTTTGAGAAGCGTTCGCCGATTCAATACGTGAACGGCAAGGGTGAGACCGTCATCGACGGCGAGGTCCTCGAAGTCGTCCCGCACAAGCGCCTCGTCACGACGTTCATTCAGGCGCACAACCCGGCGTCGAGAGACGATCGCGCCTCACGCGTCACGTGGGAGATCGAGCCGCGCGGCGAGGTCTGCAAGCTCACGCTCACCCACGACGACTTCGACGGCGAGACCAGCACCTACAAGAGCGTGGGCACCGGCTGGAACCCGATCTTGTCGGGGCTCAAGACGCTCTTGGAAACCGGCAAGCCGCTCGTCATTCCGCCCAGCGCCGCCTGA
- a CDS encoding DUF1801 domain-containing protein, translating into MGQSAEVNAWFKRYENPMKPVVERLRAIVLGADRRIEECIKWQAPTFTYRGNIASFFPKSRQHASLMFHMGARIPGDHPRLEGTGDTSRVLKIGSVTDANAAKRDLERLVRAWCDWRDSVEREPQAKRQKPAAKSRAKNAAKTAVPRKKATAAPLSKKAKGSARRPTGRRAG; encoded by the coding sequence ATGGGTCAGAGCGCCGAGGTCAACGCGTGGTTCAAGCGCTACGAGAATCCGATGAAGCCGGTGGTCGAGCGGCTCCGCGCCATCGTCCTTGGTGCCGACCGACGCATCGAGGAGTGCATCAAGTGGCAGGCGCCGACGTTCACGTACCGCGGGAACATCGCGAGCTTCTTTCCCAAGAGCCGGCAGCACGCGAGCCTCATGTTCCACATGGGAGCGCGCATTCCGGGCGATCATCCGCGCCTCGAGGGGACCGGTGACACCAGTCGCGTCCTGAAGATCGGCAGCGTCACGGACGCGAACGCGGCGAAACGAGACCTCGAACGTCTCGTGCGCGCGTGGTGCGACTGGCGCGACTCGGTGGAGCGAGAGCCGCAGGCCAAGCGACAGAAGCCGGCGGCCAAGTCGCGGGCGAAGAACGCTGCCAAAACGGCGGTCCCTAGGAAGAAGGCCACAGCCGCGCCGCTTAGCAAAAAGGCCAAGGGCAGCGCGCGCAGGCCAACAGGTCGGCGCGCCGGTTAA
- a CDS encoding LysR family transcriptional regulator, translating to MDRLDAMNVFVTVADLRSFAAAARRLRLSPSRATRLVASLEDLVGARLLQRTTRSVTLTDAGSRYLERARRILADVAEAQDAAQAERTAPTGRFVVAAPNVFGRLHVAALLCAFLQKYPAIVGELTLSDRSVNLVEDGVDAAVRIGVLDDSSLVARTVGATRRVIVGAPKYLAKKRLRAVGDVAHHDVIQFTGINASPEWRFFHEKRLSRVSFAPRYVTNSADAAIGHAESGGGLTMVLAYQVTDAIRAGRLRVVLREFEPPPLPIHILYPSTRLLSAKVRAFIELVTKTCDWSFVELEGPRGTRQ from the coding sequence ATGGACCGCTTGGACGCGATGAACGTGTTCGTCACCGTCGCGGATCTTCGCAGCTTCGCCGCCGCCGCGCGTCGCCTCCGGCTCTCGCCCTCGCGCGCGACGCGGCTCGTCGCCTCGCTCGAAGACCTTGTCGGCGCGCGCCTCTTACAGCGCACCACGCGTTCGGTGACGCTCACCGACGCCGGCTCGCGCTACCTCGAGAGGGCGCGACGCATCCTCGCCGACGTCGCCGAGGCGCAAGACGCGGCGCAGGCCGAGCGCACCGCGCCGACCGGCCGCTTCGTCGTGGCGGCGCCAAACGTCTTCGGGCGGCTCCATGTAGCCGCACTGCTGTGCGCGTTCCTCCAGAAGTACCCGGCCATCGTGGGAGAGCTGACGCTGTCGGATCGCAGCGTGAATCTGGTGGAAGACGGCGTCGACGCGGCCGTAAGGATTGGTGTCCTCGACGACTCGAGCCTCGTCGCAAGGACCGTCGGCGCAACGAGGCGCGTCATCGTGGGCGCTCCCAAATACCTCGCGAAGAAGAGGCTCCGCGCCGTGGGCGACGTTGCGCATCACGACGTCATCCAATTCACGGGGATCAACGCCTCGCCCGAGTGGCGCTTCTTTCATGAGAAGCGATTGAGCCGCGTCTCGTTCGCGCCGCGCTACGTGACCAACAGCGCGGACGCGGCCATCGGCCACGCAGAAAGCGGCGGAGGCCTCACCATGGTGCTCGCCTACCAAGTCACAGACGCCATTCGCGCGGGAAGGCTTCGCGTCGTCCTCCGCGAGTTCGAGCCTCCGCCGCTGCCCATCCACATTCTGTACCCAAGCACGAGGCTCCTCTCAGCCAAGGTGCGTGCGTTCATCGAGCTGGTGACCAAGACGTGCGACTGGTCCTTCGTCGAGCTGGAGGGCCCCCGCGGCACGCGCCAGTAG
- a CDS encoding DsrE family protein codes for MNLAPSLWPALVVSLMTAACGGAAASAPQEPGIVQVTHAPDAPKKHKVVYHLSEAGADKAKFVLTNIKNHAEGVGWKDIGAMELVAHGPAVKTFMAEGMDADLRGLIDKLVADGLVLTICGNTMTKQNLPKEQLVKGCSIANKGGVVRLMELQEQGYTYLRP; via the coding sequence ATGAACCTCGCTCCGTCGCTCTGGCCTGCTCTCGTTGTTTCGCTCATGACCGCCGCGTGTGGCGGCGCCGCGGCATCGGCCCCGCAAGAGCCGGGCATCGTCCAAGTGACGCATGCGCCCGACGCACCGAAGAAGCACAAGGTCGTCTATCACCTCTCGGAAGCGGGGGCCGACAAGGCGAAGTTCGTCCTCACGAACATCAAGAACCACGCCGAGGGTGTTGGCTGGAAAGACATCGGCGCGATGGAGCTTGTGGCCCACGGCCCCGCCGTCAAGACGTTCATGGCCGAGGGCATGGACGCCGACCTCCGCGGGCTCATCGACAAGCTCGTCGCTGACGGCCTCGTTCTCACCATCTGCGGAAACACGATGACGAAGCAAAACCTGCCGAAGGAGCAGCTGGTGAAGGGCTGCAGCATCGCCAACAAGGGCGGCGTCGTGCGGCTGATGGAGCTGCAGGAGCAGGGCTACACGTACCTTCGGCCGTAG
- a CDS encoding SCP2 sterol-binding domain-containing protein → MPIPFPSPEWVAAYKDAINANANYKAVSKDWTHGVVVMVVKADAALGIEEDLAMWLDVHQGDCRMTKLLPAKDAQDAPFVIEADYAKWKQVIRRELDPIKAMMQGKLKVTKGNMPTLVKYVHSNRELVESAARVDTKFRDE, encoded by the coding sequence ATGCCGATTCCCTTTCCCTCGCCCGAGTGGGTCGCCGCGTACAAAGACGCCATCAACGCCAACGCGAACTACAAGGCCGTCTCGAAGGACTGGACCCATGGCGTCGTGGTCATGGTCGTCAAGGCCGACGCCGCCTTGGGCATCGAAGAAGACCTCGCCATGTGGCTCGACGTCCACCAGGGCGATTGCCGGATGACGAAGCTCCTCCCCGCAAAAGATGCGCAAGACGCGCCCTTCGTCATCGAGGCCGACTACGCCAAGTGGAAGCAGGTCATCCGTCGCGAGCTCGACCCCATCAAGGCCATGATGCAGGGCAAGCTCAAGGTGACGAAGGGCAACATGCCCACGCTCGTCAAGTACGTGCACTCGAACCGCGAGCTCGTCGAGTCGGCGGCGCGCGTCGATACGAAGTTCCGAGACGAGTAG
- a CDS encoding SRPBCC family protein, producing MAVDVLTEVEVERPLDLVASYAGDPSNAPQWYVNIKAVEWKSSPPLAVGSRIAFVAHFLGRRLAYTYEIIDFVPGRRLMMRTADGPFPMETTYTWEPIGEGRTRMTLRNRGEPSGFSRLAAPFMASAMRRANRKDLARLKVLLERA from the coding sequence ATGGCGGTTGATGTTCTCACCGAGGTTGAGGTCGAGCGCCCGCTCGACCTTGTTGCCTCGTATGCCGGCGACCCGTCCAACGCGCCCCAGTGGTACGTGAACATCAAGGCGGTGGAGTGGAAGAGCTCACCGCCGCTCGCTGTCGGCTCGCGCATCGCGTTCGTCGCCCATTTCCTGGGCCGGCGCCTCGCCTACACCTACGAGATCATCGACTTCGTTCCCGGCCGGCGTCTGATGATGCGAACGGCGGATGGGCCGTTCCCCATGGAGACTACCTACACCTGGGAGCCGATCGGTGAGGGACGCACGCGCATGACGCTGCGAAACCGCGGCGAGCCGAGCGGGTTTTCGCGGCTCGCCGCCCCGTTCATGGCGTCCGCGATGCGTCGAGCGAATCGAAAGGACTTGGCGCGACTGAAGGTCTTGCTCGAGCGAGCGTGA
- a CDS encoding NUDIX domain-containing protein, protein MRHVVLVVVPQDGRYLVVEEKDGTWYLPAGRVEPGENLLAACVRETAEEAGVMIGLRGVLAFQHEVSRMRFVFVGYLAINTPPKRRPDRHTLSAAWKTKAELLAMPLRDPEVLAWIERYEAGTPLLPCGAYIPCRLDA, encoded by the coding sequence ATGAGACACGTCGTACTCGTGGTGGTGCCGCAGGATGGTCGCTATCTCGTCGTCGAGGAGAAAGACGGTACCTGGTACCTGCCCGCCGGGCGCGTTGAGCCCGGCGAGAACCTCCTCGCCGCGTGCGTGCGAGAGACGGCGGAGGAGGCCGGCGTCATGATCGGGCTCCGCGGCGTTCTCGCCTTCCAGCACGAGGTGAGCCGGATGCGCTTCGTGTTCGTGGGCTACCTCGCGATCAACACGCCGCCGAAGCGCAGGCCCGATCGCCACACGCTGAGCGCGGCGTGGAAGACGAAGGCGGAGCTCTTGGCGATGCCGCTCCGCGATCCCGAGGTGCTCGCCTGGATCGAGCGCTACGAAGCCGGGACGCCGCTGCTGCCGTGCGGGGCGTACATCCCGTGCCGTCTCGATGCTTGA
- a CDS encoding response regulator, with protein MASVPLVLVADDEPQMRDIVAGHLRSFDPRLDVVEAADGEQAWKLAREKLPDLVVLDVRMPEMSGWEVCKKIREEVSLAHTGVIMLTGIGERLNELTSPLYGADEYIDKPFDFAELDRKVRTVLADRKPQRDSVPRHRENGVHAPARPAKVAAPAKTAAPTKAAGPTKAAPKKAPAPAAKPAKKAAAKPVVKAAKKAAPKAKVAKKAAKAPAKKAPAKAAKKAPAKTAPKKKAPAKKAPAKKPGK; from the coding sequence ATGGCTTCCGTTCCCCTCGTGCTTGTCGCCGACGACGAACCCCAGATGCGCGACATCGTCGCGGGTCACCTGCGCTCCTTCGATCCGCGTCTCGACGTGGTCGAGGCCGCCGACGGCGAACAGGCCTGGAAGCTCGCCCGCGAGAAGCTCCCGGATCTCGTCGTCCTCGACGTCCGCATGCCGGAGATGAGCGGCTGGGAAGTCTGCAAGAAGATCCGCGAAGAGGTCTCCTTGGCGCACACCGGCGTCATCATGCTCACCGGCATCGGTGAGCGCTTGAACGAGCTCACGAGCCCGCTCTACGGCGCCGACGAGTACATCGACAAGCCCTTCGACTTCGCGGAGCTCGATCGCAAGGTCCGGACGGTCCTCGCGGATCGCAAGCCGCAGCGCGACTCGGTGCCGCGTCACCGCGAAAACGGCGTCCACGCGCCGGCGCGTCCCGCGAAGGTTGCCGCTCCGGCGAAGACGGCGGCGCCCACCAAGGCCGCCGGCCCAACGAAGGCTGCGCCCAAGAAGGCGCCCGCACCCGCGGCGAAGCCCGCGAAGAAGGCGGCCGCGAAGCCCGTCGTCAAGGCCGCCAAGAAGGCCGCGCCGAAGGCGAAGGTCGCCAAGAAGGCGGCGAAGGCGCCCGCGAAGAAAGCGCCGGCGAAGGCTGCGAAGAAAGCGCCCGCCAAGACGGCGCCGAAGAAGAAGGCGCCCGCGAAGAAAGCCCCCGCGAAGAAGCCGGGAAAGTAG
- a CDS encoding FAD-dependent oxidoreductase, with product MTRAILSRRRAFEGLIAAGLVGPAACTPARSPAHNPVRAPVRYDAANQRKHIVVVGAGMGGLAAAIRLNELGFRVTVLERSPIPGGRVSSVPVAGFAVEAEGRRYDKLQDVGAQFLNDRYGTLFSLLKQSGASLSPLPLSTRSATLRGGKALVVDGARPFTLVDSGLVDFASAARVKVAYDLAEYSVRDLPLDDFAAWSALDRGTARQWLDEHYGDVGARYLGDPAIETLFFHRPEETSKAFFLWLIANHAAANQWLTLAGHTASIPAAFARALVARKVDVRFLVVAVSVAEDGPAARVRVQLRDGGALEADGAIVATPGPVSRRLLAKPTAAQAAIVEGGYASTIVVNFHCERAFAPLHREGAIGGINVPAVERRGVIAGLSVESGKYPDAAREGTLRGHEIYGLHLTDAGARRLLTESDDAIARTVRRELDGYFPGILATELGCVVKRWEHAIPLSPPGRAIALDAFWREQHDGPGRILLAGDQTTFATLDAAARSGVVAAEALARRA from the coding sequence GTGACTCGGGCAATTCTCTCGCGTCGTCGTGCCTTCGAAGGCCTCATTGCAGCAGGCCTCGTTGGACCGGCGGCGTGCACGCCCGCTCGCAGCCCCGCTCACAATCCCGTGCGTGCTCCGGTCCGATACGACGCGGCGAACCAGCGAAAGCACATCGTCGTCGTTGGCGCGGGCATGGGCGGTCTCGCGGCGGCAATTCGCCTAAACGAGCTCGGCTTTCGCGTGACCGTGCTCGAACGCTCGCCGATTCCGGGCGGCCGCGTGTCGTCGGTGCCCGTCGCCGGCTTTGCGGTCGAGGCCGAGGGCCGCCGGTACGACAAGCTTCAGGACGTTGGCGCGCAGTTCTTGAACGATCGCTACGGGACGCTCTTCTCGCTGCTCAAGCAAAGTGGCGCGTCGCTTTCGCCTTTGCCGCTATCGACCAGGAGCGCGACCTTGCGCGGCGGCAAGGCTCTCGTCGTCGACGGCGCCCGCCCCTTCACGCTCGTGGACAGCGGCCTCGTCGACTTCGCTTCCGCCGCGCGCGTCAAGGTCGCCTACGACCTCGCGGAGTACAGCGTGCGCGACCTGCCGCTCGACGACTTCGCCGCTTGGAGCGCCTTGGATCGCGGCACGGCGCGCCAGTGGCTGGATGAACACTACGGAGACGTCGGCGCGCGTTACCTCGGCGATCCGGCCATCGAGACGCTCTTCTTTCATCGCCCCGAGGAGACGTCGAAGGCCTTCTTCCTCTGGCTCATCGCGAACCATGCGGCCGCGAACCAATGGCTCACGTTGGCCGGCCACACGGCGTCGATCCCAGCGGCCTTCGCTCGCGCGCTCGTCGCGAGGAAGGTCGACGTGCGTTTCCTCGTGGTGGCCGTCTCCGTCGCCGAGGACGGACCGGCGGCGCGCGTGCGGGTGCAGCTCCGCGATGGGGGCGCGCTCGAGGCCGATGGCGCCATCGTCGCGACGCCGGGCCCCGTGTCGCGTCGCCTGCTCGCGAAGCCAACGGCAGCGCAAGCGGCGATCGTCGAGGGCGGTTACGCGTCGACGATCGTCGTCAACTTTCACTGCGAGCGGGCCTTCGCTCCGCTGCACCGTGAGGGTGCCATCGGCGGCATCAACGTTCCCGCGGTCGAACGACGCGGCGTCATCGCGGGGCTCTCCGTGGAATCAGGCAAGTACCCCGACGCGGCGCGCGAAGGCACGCTGCGCGGCCACGAGATCTACGGCCTGCACCTCACGGACGCCGGCGCCCGACGGCTCCTCACCGAGTCCGACGACGCCATCGCACGAACGGTGCGCCGCGAGCTCGACGGATACTTCCCGGGCATCCTCGCGACGGAGCTTGGCTGCGTGGTGAAGCGCTGGGAGCATGCCATTCCACTGTCGCCGCCGGGCCGCGCCATCGCCCTCGACGCGTTCTGGCGCGAGCAACACGACGGGCCGGGGCGCATCCTCTTGGCGGGAGACCAGACGACCTTCGCGACGCTCGACGCCGCGGCGCGCTCGGGCGTGGTCGCGGCCGAGGCCCTGGCGAGGCGCGCTTGA
- a CDS encoding amidohydrolase — protein MALSPSVIASVDAEVETRAADLKELALRIHAHPELRFEEHKAAAWISELLRARGHEVEAGVGALPTALLARAGKRGGPKVAILAEYDALPELGHACGHNLIATAGVGAFLAAAGSAEALGGEILLVGTPAEEGGGGKIKLLEAGVFDGVSAAMMVHPFDRDVLAHPALANLWIRFTFGGKPAHAAIAPFEGQSALTACMDTFRLIDGQRVHFRDGVRVHGYVIDGGQAVNIIAERAECEFSVRAKDTKELARVRAIVERCARAAAMASDVTIAVDERRGYADMQNNLALARAFGAHASALGRTPREVDARVGAGSTDMGDVSHAVPSIHPWLAIVDEGACLCHTREFADAAKSERGIATALVAAKALARTALEVLSDAGLREKARAEYETGGA, from the coding sequence ATGGCTCTCTCTCCGAGTGTGATCGCGTCTGTGGACGCTGAAGTCGAAACACGCGCGGCTGACCTCAAAGAGCTCGCCCTCCGCATTCACGCGCACCCCGAGCTTCGTTTCGAAGAGCACAAGGCCGCCGCGTGGATCAGCGAGCTCTTGCGCGCGCGTGGTCACGAGGTGGAAGCCGGCGTTGGCGCTCTGCCCACGGCGCTCCTCGCGCGCGCGGGAAAACGTGGCGGGCCCAAGGTGGCGATCCTCGCCGAATACGACGCGCTGCCCGAGCTCGGGCACGCCTGCGGGCACAACCTCATCGCCACGGCCGGCGTTGGCGCCTTCCTCGCGGCCGCGGGCAGCGCAGAAGCGCTCGGGGGTGAGATCCTGTTGGTGGGCACGCCCGCGGAAGAGGGCGGCGGCGGCAAGATCAAGCTGCTCGAAGCCGGCGTCTTCGACGGCGTGTCCGCCGCCATGATGGTTCATCCCTTCGACCGCGACGTCTTGGCGCATCCGGCGCTCGCCAATCTTTGGATTCGCTTCACCTTCGGCGGCAAGCCGGCCCACGCGGCCATCGCGCCCTTCGAAGGGCAGAGCGCGCTCACGGCGTGCATGGACACCTTCCGCCTCATCGACGGTCAACGCGTTCACTTTCGCGACGGCGTTCGCGTCCACGGCTACGTCATCGACGGCGGGCAAGCCGTGAACATCATCGCCGAACGCGCCGAGTGCGAGTTCAGCGTCCGCGCGAAAGACACGAAGGAGCTCGCGCGCGTTCGCGCCATCGTCGAGCGATGCGCGCGTGCCGCCGCCATGGCGAGCGACGTGACCATCGCTGTGGACGAGCGACGTGGCTACGCCGACATGCAGAACAACCTCGCCCTGGCCCGCGCCTTTGGTGCCCATGCGTCAGCGCTCGGCCGAACGCCGCGCGAGGTCGACGCGCGCGTCGGCGCGGGGAGCACCGACATGGGCGACGTCTCGCACGCCGTGCCCTCCATCCATCCGTGGCTCGCCATCGTCGACGAAGGCGCCTGCTTGTGTCACACGCGCGAGTTCGCCGACGCCGCGAAGAGCGAGCGCGGCATCGCTACGGCGCTCGTCGCCGCCAAGGCCCTCGCGCGAACGGCCCTCGAGGTGCTCTCCGACGCGGGCCTGCGAGAGAAAGCGCGCGCGGAATACGAGACGGGCGGCGCGTAG
- a CDS encoding pyridoxamine 5'-phosphate oxidase family protein — protein MPAAKQPPSDIAFTPAVKAIQKRLGSRSAYARMEQGRGWATEIDDELAAFIAEQRSFFLATVNADGQPYIQHRGGPPGFLRVLGPHTLAFADYRGNRQYISMGNLVDNPKAHLFLIDYAHQSRVKIWGEARVVEGDAALLTKLSSPAYDAVVERAFVIEVSAWDANCPQHIPQRLEAEDVAAALQSRDRRIAELEAELARRSP, from the coding sequence ATGCCCGCCGCCAAACAGCCGCCCAGCGACATCGCGTTTACCCCGGCCGTCAAGGCGATCCAGAAGCGCCTCGGGTCACGCAGCGCCTATGCCCGCATGGAGCAGGGGAGGGGCTGGGCGACGGAGATCGACGACGAGCTCGCGGCGTTCATCGCCGAACAGAGGAGCTTCTTTCTGGCGACGGTCAACGCCGACGGTCAACCCTACATTCAGCATCGCGGCGGTCCGCCCGGCTTCCTGCGCGTCCTTGGCCCCCACACCCTCGCCTTCGCCGACTATCGAGGGAACCGCCAGTACATCTCGATGGGCAACCTCGTCGACAACCCGAAGGCGCACCTCTTTCTGATCGACTACGCGCACCAGAGCCGCGTGAAGATCTGGGGAGAGGCCCGGGTCGTCGAAGGCGATGCCGCGTTGCTGACGAAGCTCTCGTCGCCGGCCTACGACGCCGTTGTCGAGCGCGCATTCGTCATCGAGGTCTCGGCGTGGGACGCGAACTGCCCCCAGCACATCCCCCAGAGGCTCGAAGCCGAGGACGTGGCCGCGGCACTTCAGTCGCGCGACCGACGTATCGCGGAGCTCGAGGCGGAGCTCGCTCGGAGGTCGCCTTAG
- a CDS encoding carboxymuconolactone decarboxylase family protein yields the protein MSRIPTPASIETSPAASQPLLEAVKKQLGSVPNMFRLIGNSPAALDGYLGLSAALGKGRLDGRTRQRIAVAVAETNGCAYCLSAHSYLAKNVAHLDDAEIDANRAGKSGDAKAEAALQFATKVVRARGHVAAADVELVKAAGYDDGQIVEILAHVALNTLTNYVNSALGTAVDFPAITPRAEYGDLCAVAVSMGERVPSDATSRTVHGGRTFRFSSPEAKAMFDADPVSFRDKADAHWPRLKK from the coding sequence ATGTCCCGCATCCCGACGCCTGCCTCCATCGAAACGTCGCCCGCCGCCTCTCAGCCGTTGCTCGAGGCCGTGAAGAAGCAGCTTGGCAGCGTCCCCAACATGTTTCGGCTCATCGGCAACAGTCCCGCCGCGCTCGACGGCTACCTCGGGCTGAGCGCTGCCCTCGGCAAGGGGCGGCTCGATGGGCGCACCCGTCAGCGGATCGCGGTCGCGGTCGCCGAGACCAACGGCTGCGCGTATTGCCTCTCGGCGCACTCCTACTTGGCCAAGAACGTCGCGCACCTCGACGACGCGGAAATCGACGCCAACCGCGCCGGAAAGTCGGGCGATGCGAAGGCCGAAGCCGCGCTTCAGTTCGCGACCAAGGTCGTCCGCGCCCGTGGCCACGTCGCCGCGGCCGACGTCGAGCTCGTCAAGGCCGCAGGCTACGACGACGGCCAGATCGTCGAGATTCTCGCGCACGTCGCGCTCAACACGCTGACCAACTACGTCAACTCGGCGCTCGGGACAGCGGTCGACTTCCCGGCCATCACCCCGCGGGCCGAGTACGGCGACCTCTGCGCCGTGGCGGTCTCGATGGGAGAGCGCGTGCCCTCCGACGCGACGTCGCGGACGGTGCACGGTGGGCGAACGTTCCGCTTCTCGAGCCCCGAGGCCAAAGCGATGTTCGACGCCGACCCGGTGAGCTTCCGCGACAAGGCCGACGCGCATTGGCCGCGGCTGAAGAAGTGA